The following nucleotide sequence is from Nesterenkonia xinjiangensis.
TGCGCCGCTCGCTGCGCCCGATCCTCGAAGACCCTGACGAACCCGTGCGGCGCTACGACGCCTATGGACTGCCGCCCGAAGTGGACCCGAGCCCCGCTGAGCGGGCCACCCCCGGGGCGGTCGGCCCAGCCGGGTCCGCCGTGCGCCCAGCAGACGGCTCCCAGGGGACCTCGTCGGGCTCCTCGCCCCAGCCGATGCAGGACGAGCCCTCCGGACACCCGGACACCGCCGTGACAGGCGTCGACGTCGCACCCACCGACTCCTCCCCGCCGGGTCCCACGCAGCGCGATCCCACGCAGCCCGATCCGCGGGCTCCGCGCGCCCTGCAGCAGTTCACGCAGACCACGCGTCCGGTCTACACAGGCTTCATGTTCACCGTCGGCGTCGGCCTGGCACTGCTGATCTTCTACATCGGACAGACGAACACCCAGCTGCTCGTCTGGATCGGGGCGGCGCTGTTCATCGCTTTGGGCCTGGACCCGGTGGTCCGCGCCCTGGAGCGCCTCGGACTCCCTCGCCCCGCCGGGGTCACCGCGACCATGCTGACCTTCGTCACCACAGTCGCCTCCTTCATCGCGTGGCTGGCTCCCGCGGTGACCCAGCAGATGTCGAACTTCGCAACCTCGATCCCGCAGATCGTCTACGACATGTCACGCACCCCCTGGTTCCGGCGTCTGGACGACGACTTCCAGCTCCAGGACATCATCGACACCGAGGTCAGCCGCTTCGTCGCGGACTCGTCGAACATCACCAATGCCCTGGGCGGACTCTTCGGCGTGGGCGCAGCTGTGCTGACCACAGGCTTCGGGATGCTCGTGGTGGCGGTCCTGGCCCTGTATTTCTTGGCCTCGCTGCCCACCATGAAGGCCTGGGGCTATCGGCTCGTGCCTCGAACCCGCCGCCCGCGCATCCAGCACCTCGGTGAGAGGATCCTCAACGGCGTGGGCTACTACGTCATCGGCCAGGCCTGCGTGGCGTTCCTCAACGGTGTGGTGGCCTACATCGCGATCACCATCGCCGGTGTGCCATTCGGGGCCCTCTTCGCCGTCGTCGTCGGGGTACTGGCCTTCATCCCGCTGGTCGGACCGGTGACCGGCGGCTCACTCGTGACGCTCGTGGCCCTGACCGTGGACTGGCAGACGGCGCTGACCTTCGCGGCGATCTACTTCATCTACCTTCAGATCGAGGCCTACCTGGTCTCTCCGCGCATCATGTCCCGGGCGGTGAAGATCCCAGCCGCGGTCGCCGTGATCTCAGTGATCGCCGGAGGCACGCTGCTCGGCGTCCTGGGCGCCCTGATGGCCATTCCGACGGCGGCCGCCCTCATGCTGCTCATCCGTGAAGTGCTCATCACGCACCAGGACAGTCGCTGAACCCGCGCACCGCGTCCCACCGTCGACCTCAGCCGATCCGCCAGCAGTGGCTGTGCCAGTGGCGACGCTCCGCGGCGGCACGCTCGTCGCCGAAGATCGAGTCCGCCCGCCACGCCACCACGTGCGCGGTGCCGGCCGGGATGGCCAGGTGACATCCCGGGCAGATGTACTCCTTGGCCGCACCGGCTGCGGCGATCCGACGCACATGGTACTCCCCGTCACGGCGGGAGACCGTTCCCGCGGAGAATCCTCCGGCGGAGAGCAAGCCCGGATTCAGGGGACGGGCCTCGCGCTGCCATTTGGAGGGTCCGCGCCCGCCGCGCCGTGATCCTCGAGAGCCCTTCGCCATGGACCCCATTGTGGCAGAGCCGCCCCGGCATCTCACCGCACGGCGTGCACCGCACGCAGCGGCGGAGCGGGTAGGATCGATCACCGTGCGATTGGTGATTGCGACATGCTCCGTGACCTATGCCGGACGACTCAACGCCCACCTGGCCCAGGCGACCCGCCTGCTCATGGTCAAGGCCGACGGCGCGGTGCTCGTCCATTCCGACGGCGGCTCCTACAAGCCGCTGAACTGGATGTCCCCTCCGGCCACCCTGCGCGTCACTGAACCGGACGCCGAGGAGGCCGAGGCCGGCATCGTCGAGATCTGGACCGTCAAGGCCGATAAGAGCGACGACACCCTGCGCATCTCGCTCTCCGAGATCCACCATGACTCCAGCCACGAGCTCGGAGCGGACCCCGGGCTGGTCAAGGACGGGGTGGAGTCTGATCTGCAGCGGCTGCTCTCTGAGCAGATCGATCGTCTCGGCGATGGCCACAGCCTCATCCGCCGCGAGTACCCAACCCCGATCGGCCCGGTGGACATCCTGGCGAAGGGCCCCGGCGGCACCATCGC
It contains:
- the nucS gene encoding endonuclease NucS translates to MRLVIATCSVTYAGRLNAHLAQATRLLMVKADGAVLVHSDGGSYKPLNWMSPPATLRVTEPDAEEAEAGIVEIWTVKADKSDDTLRISLSEIHHDSSHELGADPGLVKDGVESDLQRLLSEQIDRLGDGHSLIRREYPTPIGPVDILAKGPGGTIAVELKRRGDIDGVEQLTRYLDLLNRDPLLAPVEGVFAAQQIRPQARTLAEDRGIRCVVLDYDEMRGVDDAESRLF
- a CDS encoding AI-2E family transporter; translated protein: MSLLQRALRRLTPRGRRAGTEDASPDAPARPDADLGKTSPRRISRLRRSLRPILEDPDEPVRRYDAYGLPPEVDPSPAERATPGAVGPAGSAVRPADGSQGTSSGSSPQPMQDEPSGHPDTAVTGVDVAPTDSSPPGPTQRDPTQPDPRAPRALQQFTQTTRPVYTGFMFTVGVGLALLIFYIGQTNTQLLVWIGAALFIALGLDPVVRALERLGLPRPAGVTATMLTFVTTVASFIAWLAPAVTQQMSNFATSIPQIVYDMSRTPWFRRLDDDFQLQDIIDTEVSRFVADSSNITNALGGLFGVGAAVLTTGFGMLVVAVLALYFLASLPTMKAWGYRLVPRTRRPRIQHLGERILNGVGYYVIGQACVAFLNGVVAYIAITIAGVPFGALFAVVVGVLAFIPLVGPVTGGSLVTLVALTVDWQTALTFAAIYFIYLQIEAYLVSPRIMSRAVKIPAAVAVISVIAGGTLLGVLGALMAIPTAAALMLLIREVLITHQDSR